One region of Roseovarius faecimaris genomic DNA includes:
- a CDS encoding bifunctional 2-C-methyl-D-erythritol 4-phosphate cytidylyltransferase/2-C-methyl-D-erythritol 2,4-cyclodiphosphate synthase produces the protein MTNAAIIVAAGRGTRAGGDVPKQWQALAGRRVIDWTLAAFEAVAEIDTILVVLHRDDLGLFPARGRVETTTGGETRGASVRNGLEALTDRGITRVLIHDVARACITPRAISDILTALDAHTAVAPALPVTDALWRGADGQVVGTQDRSGLYRAQTPQGFDYAAILDAHRAYAGEPADDVEVARAAGLPVHILDGDETNLKITTPGDFVRADRILRGQMEIRTGSGYDVHRFGPGDHVVLCGVAIPHARGLQGHSDADVGMHALTDALYGAMAEGDIGQHFPPSDPQWKGAESHIFLRHAVELATRNGFEISNVDVTLICEHPKIGPHATAMRNALAGIMSLDLGRISVKATTSERLGFTGREEGIAAMATATLVRR, from the coding sequence ATGACCAATGCCGCCATCATTGTCGCCGCCGGGCGCGGCACGCGGGCCGGAGGGGACGTGCCAAAGCAGTGGCAGGCCCTCGCCGGGCGCCGCGTGATCGACTGGACTCTGGCCGCCTTCGAGGCCGTGGCCGAAATCGACACGATCCTTGTGGTCTTGCACCGCGATGACCTCGGGCTGTTTCCCGCGCGGGGACGGGTTGAAACAACGACAGGCGGCGAGACACGCGGCGCATCCGTGCGCAACGGGCTTGAAGCGCTCACAGACCGGGGCATCACCCGCGTTCTCATTCACGACGTTGCGCGGGCCTGCATCACGCCAAGGGCCATTTCGGATATCCTGACGGCGCTTGACGCGCATACCGCTGTGGCCCCGGCCCTGCCGGTCACCGATGCCCTCTGGCGCGGCGCGGACGGTCAGGTGGTGGGCACCCAGGACCGCTCCGGCCTCTACCGGGCGCAGACGCCGCAAGGGTTTGACTATGCGGCAATTCTTGACGCGCATAGGGCCTATGCCGGAGAGCCTGCCGATGATGTCGAGGTTGCCCGCGCGGCGGGACTTCCGGTGCATATCCTTGACGGCGACGAGACAAACCTGAAAATCACCACACCCGGAGATTTTGTCCGGGCCGACCGCATATTGAGAGGCCAGATGGAGATACGCACCGGATCCGGTTATGACGTCCACCGTTTTGGGCCGGGGGATCATGTGGTTCTGTGCGGCGTGGCGATCCCGCACGCGCGCGGGCTGCAAGGCCATTCCGACGCGGATGTGGGGATGCACGCCCTGACCGATGCGCTTTATGGCGCGATGGCCGAGGGCGATATCGGTCAACATTTCCCGCCCAGCGACCCGCAATGGAAGGGGGCGGAAAGCCATATTTTTCTGCGCCATGCGGTTGAGCTTGCCACCAGGAATGGGTTTGAAATCAGCAACGTGGACGTCACTCTTATCTGCGAACATCCCAAGATCGGGCCGCATGCCACCGCCATGCGCAACGCCCTTGCCGGGATCATGTCTTTGGACTTAGGCCGTATTTCGGTAAAGGCCACCACGTCCGAGCGCCTCGGCTTCACCGGGCGCGAGGAAGGCATCGCCGCGATGGCCACGGCCACCTTGGTGCGCCGATGA
- a CDS encoding phosphatidylglycerophosphatase A family protein, whose translation MTFSALVATVGYVGHLRPAPGTWGSLAALPLAWLVASVAGVYGLIFLTLLMFFVGWWSVIRETSGQDDHDPSEIVIDELVGQWIALLPVIYGATMMQADLLALWPGWISAFILFRFFDITKIGPIGWADRRNDPMGVMLDDVIAGVFAAIGVLVFAALAHGVG comes from the coding sequence ATGACGTTCAGCGCCCTTGTCGCCACGGTCGGTTATGTCGGCCACCTGCGCCCTGCGCCCGGCACCTGGGGGTCACTGGCCGCCCTGCCCCTGGCCTGGCTCGTGGCGAGCGTGGCGGGCGTTTACGGCCTTATCTTTCTCACGCTGCTCATGTTTTTTGTTGGCTGGTGGTCCGTTATCCGGGAAACCTCGGGTCAGGATGACCACGACCCTTCCGAGATTGTGATCGACGAACTGGTGGGCCAATGGATCGCCCTGCTGCCTGTCATTTACGGGGCGACCATGATGCAGGCCGATCTGTTGGCGCTCTGGCCCGGTTGGATATCCGCCTTCATCCTGTTCAGGTTTTTCGACATCACCAAGATCGGCCCGATTGGCTGGGCCGACCGGCGCAACGATCCGATGGGGGTCATGCTGGATGATGTGATTGCCGGGGTGTTCGCCGCCATCGGTGTGCTTGTCTTCGCCGCGTTGGCGCACGGGGTGGGCTGA
- a CDS encoding CinA family protein: MDVAALLDRARANGVRIATAESCTGGKVAAELTEIPGSSDVFICGFVTYSNTAKQAMLGVKSATLEAHGAVSEEVAREMAEGAVARSEADIAVSITGIAGPGGSEHKPEGRVCFALARRGAATFIETQEFGAPGRARVRQLATDHALDLIARSLG, encoded by the coding sequence ATGGATGTCGCGGCCCTTCTTGACCGGGCACGCGCAAACGGGGTGCGGATTGCGACCGCCGAAAGCTGTACCGGCGGCAAGGTCGCCGCGGAACTGACTGAAATTCCAGGGTCTTCCGATGTTTTCATTTGCGGGTTCGTCACCTATTCCAACACCGCCAAACAGGCCATGCTGGGTGTGAAATCCGCCACATTGGAGGCCCATGGCGCGGTCTCTGAAGAGGTGGCGCGCGAGATGGCCGAGGGCGCGGTCGCCCGCTCAGAGGCCGATATCGCGGTGTCGATCACCGGAATCGCAGGGCCCGGTGGTTCAGAACACAAACCCGAAGGCCGGGTCTGCTTCGCGCTGGCCCGGCGCGGTGCCGCTACATTCATCGAAACACAGGAATTCGGCGCGCCGGGGCGTGCGCGGGTGCGCCAGCTTGCCACCGATCACGCTTTGGACTTGATTGCGCGCTCTTTGGGCTGA
- a CDS encoding ammonium transporter, whose amino-acid sequence MNGADTAWIIVATALVLFMTLPGLALFYGGLVRARNVLSVFMQCYAIACLMSVLWLAFGYSIAFGDGGAYWGGLGKMFLAGVTTESLSGTLPEILFFAFQMTFAIITPALIVGAYVERINFGFVLLFSGLWMLLCYAPVVHWIWGGGFLADGGIFGETGVKDFAGGIVVHETAGIAALVIAVALGARRNQTTPPHNPGLVMIGAAMLWVGWFGFNGGSQLAADGGAAMALTVTHISAATASLSWALWERVKFGKASLVGMVTGTIAGLASITPASGFVGPVEALIIGAIAGVLCQEAVVLIREKLKIDDTLDVFAVHGVGGIFGTIMIAAFGAGSWAAQLGSLAIVGVFTVVVSVVLVKLVGLIVPLRVDAETETNGLDLDVHGERAYDMTS is encoded by the coding sequence ATGAATGGCGCTGATACAGCCTGGATCATCGTGGCCACGGCCCTGGTCCTGTTTATGACACTTCCGGGGCTTGCCCTGTTCTATGGCGGCCTGGTGCGCGCACGTAACGTGCTGAGCGTGTTCATGCAATGCTATGCCATTGCCTGTTTGATGAGCGTGCTCTGGCTGGCCTTCGGCTATTCCATCGCCTTTGGGGATGGCGGCGCATATTGGGGCGGCTTGGGCAAGATGTTCCTTGCCGGTGTCACAACAGAGAGCCTCTCGGGCACCTTGCCGGAGATCCTGTTTTTCGCCTTTCAGATGACCTTCGCCATTATCACGCCCGCGCTTATTGTCGGGGCCTATGTCGAGCGGATCAACTTCGGTTTTGTGCTGCTCTTCTCCGGGCTCTGGATGCTGCTGTGCTATGCGCCTGTCGTGCATTGGATCTGGGGCGGCGGCTTCCTCGCGGATGGCGGGATATTCGGCGAGACCGGGGTGAAGGACTTTGCCGGCGGGATCGTCGTGCATGAGACGGCGGGGATCGCCGCTCTGGTGATTGCCGTGGCCCTGGGCGCGCGCCGCAACCAGACGACGCCGCCGCATAATCCGGGCCTGGTGATGATCGGCGCGGCGATGCTCTGGGTCGGCTGGTTCGGCTTTAACGGCGGCTCGCAACTGGCCGCTGACGGGGGCGCTGCCATGGCCCTGACCGTGACGCATATTTCGGCCGCGACCGCCTCGCTCAGCTGGGCGCTGTGGGAGCGGGTCAAGTTCGGCAAGGCCAGCCTTGTGGGCATGGTCACGGGCACCATTGCAGGCCTGGCCTCAATCACCCCCGCCTCGGGCTTTGTCGGCCCGGTGGAGGCACTGATCATCGGCGCCATCGCCGGGGTGCTCTGTCAGGAGGCGGTCGTTCTGATCCGTGAAAAGCTCAAGATCGACGACACGCTCGATGTGTTTGCCGTGCATGGCGTGGGCGGGATTTTCGGCACGATCATGATTGCCGCCTTCGGCGCCGGAAGCTGGGCCGCGCAGCTTGGTTCGCTGGCGATTGTCGGGGTCTTCACCGTGGTCGTCAGCGTCGTTCTGGTGAAGCTTGTCGGCCTGATCGTACCGCTGCGGGTGGATGCCGAGACCGAAACCAACGGGCTCGACCTCGATGTGCATGGCGAGCGCGCCTACGATATGACAAGCTGA
- a CDS encoding type II toxin-antitoxin system RatA family toxin, with translation MTTHSETRELPYTARQMYDLVADVARYPEFLPWTAAARVRSVTPQADGSEVMLADLVISFKLFRERFGSRVVLRPEQNRIETEYLDGPFKHMISTWQFTDREGGCTVDFFVDFEFKNLILQKAAGLFFYEAMQRIVRAFEARAEALYG, from the coding sequence ATGACCACCCATTCCGAAACCCGCGAACTGCCCTATACGGCGCGTCAGATGTACGATCTGGTGGCGGATGTGGCGCGCTATCCGGAGTTTCTGCCCTGGACTGCGGCGGCGCGGGTGCGCTCGGTCACGCCGCAGGCGGATGGCAGCGAGGTGATGCTGGCGGATCTGGTGATCAGCTTCAAACTCTTCCGCGAACGTTTCGGCAGCCGGGTCGTGCTGCGGCCTGAGCAGAACCGGATCGAGACGGAATATCTGGATGGGCCGTTCAAACATATGATCTCGACCTGGCAGTTCACCGATCGCGAGGGCGGTTGCACGGTCGATTTCTTTGTCGATTTTGAATTCAAGAACCTGATCCTGCAAAAGGCGGCGGGGCTGTTCTTTTACGAGGCGATGCAACGGATTGTGCGCGCCTTTGAGGCCCGGGCAGAGGCGCTTTATGGCTGA
- the hpt gene encoding hypoxanthine phosphoribosyltransferase encodes MTDQPYVIDELISAKAIAARIEALAREIKAEFKDTERLVVVGLLRGSFVFIADLVRELDMTVEVDFVETSSYGNAMESSREVRILKDLRGEIEGRDVLVVEDIVDTGHTLTHVLHLLASRHPAKLRTIALLDKPSRREADVKADWIGFEIPDEFVVGYGIDYAQRNRNLPFIGKVRFVDP; translated from the coding sequence ATGACAGATCAACCATATGTCATAGATGAACTGATCTCGGCCAAGGCGATCGCCGCGCGCATCGAGGCGCTGGCGCGTGAGATCAAGGCGGAGTTCAAGGATACAGAGAGGCTTGTCGTTGTCGGGCTCCTGCGCGGGTCATTCGTGTTTATTGCCGATCTCGTGCGCGAGCTGGACATGACCGTCGAAGTGGATTTCGTTGAGACATCTTCCTATGGCAACGCAATGGAAAGTAGCCGGGAGGTCAGGATTCTCAAGGACTTGCGCGGCGAAATTGAAGGGCGCGATGTGCTTGTCGTCGAAGATATCGTCGACACTGGCCACACGCTCACCCATGTGCTGCACCTGCTGGCAAGCCGCCACCCCGCCAAGCTGCGCACCATTGCCCTGCTCGATAAACCGTCGCGCCGCGAGGCGGATGTGAAGGCGGATTGGATCGGCTTCGAGATCCCGGACGAGTTTGTCGTGGGCTACGGGATCGACTATGCGCAGCGCAACCGCAACCTGCCCTTCATCGGCAAGGTGCGCTTTGTCGATCCCTAG
- a CDS encoding tetratricopeptide repeat protein, translated as MNRVLSSIILILSLLAAPALAQSEAEVEAARLLHIEGDFDTALKVLIPAANAGNPVAQNVLGVSYEDGMGVPQDINKAIYWYEAAAAQGLGRAMHSLGVLYRYGTHGIDARPDHARTLFERAIEAGYLGSYSNLGAMLENGEGGETDLKRSLQLYQAGAARNDRHCTNNLGHFYRQGIELEQDLSEARRLYGKAALLGLSDGYNNLGVMHEEGMAGPSYPEMAVMLYRQAMAQDNARAAINIAGMIHEGRLPGLGDEEAVAYCLWAVRHGSAEDPGCVALAETLSEEAQARAQALSERL; from the coding sequence ATGAACCGAGTTTTAAGCAGTATCATTTTGATCCTCAGCCTGCTGGCCGCGCCGGCCCTGGCGCAATCCGAAGCCGAGGTGGAAGCCGCGCGTCTTCTGCATATCGAAGGGGATTTCGACACCGCCCTGAAGGTGCTGATTCCCGCGGCCAATGCCGGAAACCCGGTCGCGCAGAACGTGCTGGGCGTCAGTTATGAGGACGGCATGGGCGTGCCCCAGGACATAAACAAGGCGATCTACTGGTACGAGGCGGCAGCGGCACAGGGGCTTGGGCGGGCCATGCATAGCCTCGGCGTCTTGTATCGCTATGGCACGCACGGGATCGACGCACGCCCCGACCACGCGCGCACCCTTTTCGAACGCGCCATCGAGGCCGGATATCTCGGGTCCTACAGCAATCTCGGCGCCATGCTGGAAAATGGTGAAGGGGGTGAGACGGACCTGAAACGCTCCTTGCAGCTATATCAGGCCGGCGCGGCCCGGAATGACCGGCATTGCACCAACAATCTGGGCCATTTTTACCGACAGGGCATAGAACTTGAGCAGGATCTCTCCGAAGCCCGCAGGCTCTATGGCAAGGCCGCTCTTCTGGGGCTGAGCGACGGCTACAACAACCTCGGCGTCATGCACGAAGAAGGGATGGCCGGGCCGTCCTATCCGGAGATGGCGGTGATGCTCTACAGGCAGGCGATGGCCCAAGACAATGCGCGGGCCGCGATCAACATCGCCGGGATGATCCACGAAGGCCGCCTGCCCGGGCTTGGGGATGAAGAGGCCGTCGCCTATTGCCTGTGGGCCGTGCGCCATGGCAGCGCCGAAGATCCGGGCTGTGTGGCGCTGGCCGAAACTCTGAGCGAAGAGGCGCAGGCCCGCGCACAGGCCCTGTCCGAGCGGCTCTGA